In Siniperca chuatsi isolate FFG_IHB_CAS linkage group LG24, ASM2008510v1, whole genome shotgun sequence, the DNA window CCATTGGTTGATGAGTTTAACTTCAGTGAGGAGAGTCTGTAGAAAGAGGATTTTTGCACGTAATTTTTCACTGGCAAAAGGTGGTCAAAATATGTATAACTGGCCatttttattagccatgctagtggtggGGCTCCATGGAATcacaatgtcagtctgtctctcagtcagtccacaactttggtccagactgaaatatctcaattatttttgtacagaaaAGTCATGGTCTCCAGaagatgaagcctactgactttggtggtTGCCTGACTTTTCccctagcgccaccatgaggttgacatttgtggtttttagtgaaatagctcaacaactattggacggattaccatgaaatgtgattcagacattcatgttcctctcaggatgaactgtaataatgatcctctgacatttcatctagcgccatcatcattCAGTATACTTGAAGTAATCAGCAtgttaatgtgtccaatactttggtttatggccaaatacctgcagaactatattcccatcagcctcagcggtactttgtgtttagcactaattagcaaatgttagcatgctaacacgctaaactatgATGTGAACATagaaaacattatacctgctagaCATCATCATGTTAATATTGTCACTGTgaatatgttagcatgctgacattcacatttagctcaaagcaccaaagtGCCTGAATACAGCttcactgctagcatggctgtagacacaTTATGGCTAATTATGACATTGTTCATTCATGTGACTGCAACATTAATGATGTTAGAATGTCAGTTAGCATGCAAGCTAATTAGATTTTCTTGATAGACACTGTAAGCGAGCTGCCCTTCTTCAGGGCTGTTCTTACACGTACACAAGTAGGctatttatgtatttcttttatcAACTTATCAGAAACCAGAAACCTGGTTTTAAATTGCACTTGCAGAATCAATAGATATTCATCTGGCTTAGAATAttggggaaaagaaaaagaactggCACCTGGTAATTCTTATATAAGTTGCAGAGCTAAAGAGCAGAGGATTGAAAATCAAATCTATCCTCAAGCAAGGCTAATTATTAATGATGTTGAAACAAGTGCAGAAAAGTCAAGAATAACGTACTGCAgatatttaaacatgttttgtttacttACACTTAGCCTATATAGGACTTCCTCTTCCATCGCATTGTCACACAAAGGAAATGGTGAAAGTGTGCATCACACACTCCATCACTCACACCATTGAAGAGATGGGAAGAGTCAAAGAGGGTTTGTTAAAGGGTCACACCACCAattttcagtttacttgtcatgatATACTAAAAGTCAGGTTAGCTCAGCCACTGCTGCTTCACTTTTGCCCATTCTTTGTTTTAGCCTTTCCGCCAACTTTATAAAAGTGGATTCAtgtattacatttgttttgtgcGTGTGCCATTCTCAACATTAAATACATATAATTTAGGTGGAGATTTTGACAGACGAACAGCCATCAATTGATTTTGAACATGTCTGCATGACATAATTGGCTTATGTTTTACCAGTGATTAATCTTCCAATAGGCTATTAATCATTGGCCCAGTGGGTGAAGTGAAATTGGGGCTCATGCCCATTTTAAACCCATGTAGCCCACTTTATCCCATATGGGGCCCACATGGACATGTTGGCTAGGAAGTGACCCACATCTGTAATCATTTTTACTTGTTGAACCAAAAATGAACTGTGGCAGACTTTGCGTGAAATTCCTAACTGGTTTAAATAGTGTTACTGTGATTATATATAACTTGTAATTTCACCTTTGATTATCTTGGACTGCCACATCGGTTAATTAATATCAGTGTTTGCCGCATGTGTTGACACACTTTGTCAATCCCTACTTGTAATTACCACTAGGAGGCGGACATGGATGACTTCTCCCAGCTGACAGGTCATATTTCTGCTTAATCACACACAACACGAATGCAGAATTAGACTCCGGTCTGCCAGCTAATCATTACAGGAACTGATTCACTGATTCATAGACATTAAACCCGAGAGGAGAGCTCTACAGTCAACTCGGCTGTTGTCTATTTGCTAGAATAAAACCTGCAGACTCTTGGGCGTCTATGGCACACAATAGAGAGTCAATAAAGATATCTGTTGTTAGTTAACTTGGGTTAGACGCTGTCTTTAACAGAATGTCAGTGTCTGCAGGGACTAATCTTTGATTCCTTTTGACGTTTCAGAGTTTAATGAATGAGGTGGTCAAGGGAAACCAGCAACTTATCCCAGATCGGTGCTCGCACTTTAATCTTGATGAATCGGAGTCAAGCGGGAGCCGCTCATCAGAGAGTATTGTTGTGCCTGGTTGCTTTTCAAAGCAATCATCATAAGGCCTTTTCACTGACAGCGCAGCCCTAGCCCAAGCTCACCTCCTGCCATTTGCTTTGTATTCACCACACTATCTTCCATTGCTGTGTCGCAACATTATGGGAGGAATGCCTATGAAAATTACATGCACCATGTGCCCAGTGGATAAGGATCACACAGCATACTGTTGACTGCAGTCAGACATCTATTAATCTGTGTTCCTGCTTCTCTGATTTGCTGCCATGAAGGAGAGAGTTGTGATAGAAGAGCCACAGTGCCCCCTGATGGAAAAATGAACACACAATCTCaagcagaaataagtgcagacgtctgtgtgcgtgcgtctgtgtgtgttgggggtttGTGTTTATCTATGTGAACTCAAATGGAATGAGGAAATTGCTATTTAGTTCCACAAAATCATCTTTTCCCCGAactgctgaaaaagaaaaaaggaacagAAAATGTCACATGCATGATTGTCAACttggatacatttttacagagtgGAACATTCACATTTTGGAGATGTTGAATCATTAACTTCGAGtaattattttgcttttgtaaTGTAGTCTATatagactttattttattaaaacccATACGGTAATTTACTAATAATTTCACtcattattaatattcactTATCACTAGTTTACTCTCCATATTGGATGCTGGGCTGCAGAGAAACTGACCCGCTGGGCACTGACTAAAATACTCTTAGTTACACTATCAATTAATTGGAATTCATGAATTGCAAGTGAACTAATTGAGCACTGTCTCTACTTTCCCCCTTATTACCAAATTGCCGAGTTCTTTCCAGGAACCTTCCTAAGCAAGTACTGTTACATCAGTCCCTTCCTAGGAAATGATCAGGAAACCTGGgatctgtaaaataaagtgttactgaaTAGTTCATCATCTTTGGCTTCCATGTCAATGTTATTATCCATATCAATTACTGCAGAGCACAAGCATTAGACCGCAGATATTGTCAACAGATGTAGGCTCAGGGGGCCTACCATTATCTTGGTGTTATGCATGAAACTTTTTCATGCAATGTGGTTTATTCAGCTGATTTTCTGTGTGCAATTACATGAAAGGTTCTCTGCTAAATTGATTCTTTGTTTGATTAAAGATGATTGTTTGATACTGCTtatgcaacagctaatcaaaaTACTGATATTGCAAGTGACATTAAGTGACTATCAGTTTGGTATCACTAGAATTAGTCAAACCAACAATAcatgtatctactaacaagtactgtgtgtgCATCACATCCtgattcctctgtgccatagagctccactgttgtcaaaaacacacatcagtgagccacactgttgcactggctgacatgttccttcatcaccatgaacacgcACACTGTTTATTCCGACAACAAATGCACTGCTTCCTCCTGCTTGAGTAACGTTTGTTAAgaactacagtggccagctgttttgtgagctatttttaaagatttacatcttcataggaaccagtgggcttgcagctgagagccacagacagggcagGGGAGTCAgtaagtattgagagacggactaaacacattattttggtcttttcgtgagatttgttgacaagaaaatTAAGAATGACACCAGGCTTACCTGTTAACTTGGCAGTGGGTATTAGCTGTTAACTTGACAATGACACTTttctgcatgtactgtacactgtacagtgGTTTCTAGTGTATTGATACTCAACTCAGGTCCTAGTTATTGACAGCGGCACAGCCCCTATGCGTACAATTTCTCTGGGGTTATATTGATCATAtaggtttttgtttgtagaaaaataaaacaatcctGGTAAAAAATTGTGTTGGTTTCAGTGCCCAGGTCAGTCTCAGTGTGCCCATGAGGGTGGGTGGGAGTGGTATACATCACTCTCAGCTCCAGTGTCTTGATGCTACCACTAGGTGTCAGAAGTCCTGCACATAGTAGTGATGTGGCGGCTGCGAACAAGTCGGCTCCTTTATGTGAACGATGGGAGCCGCCCCCCCCCCCTCGCCgtggaaaaagaaatacatgacAACGAACAAATTACacttttgaacagagcagaaatattttttgtttcatttcatacaaattaaattgaattgtctgtatagagttgtgtaattctttattaaccatactatttcattagtaggctgttatttttgttacataactaggatagttattcttgacatttcccactttttaaccatcaatatgacacaatatttaattgtattgcagatgaagaatcttccatatttatttcttgcaacaaataagaatgtaactGAGACAGCCACCAGCAGcagtggtactaaatgaagagcggTTTGGGAGCCCaaagagccggctctcggaaagaaacggagccataagatccggctcccttcgAAGAGCCGGAATTCCCATCACTAACACATAGGGACTTACAGATACAcgaatatgtatttttgtctgcctgtaaaacacatcagtcaaaTCCTGAAATGCCAGCCTAGAACCAGTGGGTTCAGACTAAACTGACTAAAATCAAATAAAGGACACAAGTCAGTTTGGGTAACAGAGTTGTTCCTGTGTGTGATCTGTTAATCCAGGAAGCGGTCCAGCATCCTCTGGATGTTTTGGAAGGCGTCTCTGCCCAGGTAGTCAGCCTGCCCGGCCTCCCACAGCCTGCGATGCTccagcctctctgtctctgtgtctgcagcCCTCTGCCATGATGAAGAGGGAGAATAACAAAACAGTCTTCAAAGGGAATTTATCACAAGAAACATCAGACTTTCTATTCAGGCTGAATTTTAGGTTCTAGTTTCAAGCTCTCCGAATGTGCAGTTGAGCATATAAAATTTCAGAATTGGTAGATTGTCATTATTCTATATTCATTATTATGCTAATCTTATGAACACTTTCAACTAACATGTGCCTTATTGGTATTACATTCAGTATCATCTCTCTTCCATGCTCAATATGCATTATGTGAAAGGCAGTTTGGAACAGATGGGATCTGACCCTGAGTACTTTAAAAATAACCCTACCTGGTTTAATGTGCCCCCAGATATGTTCCCAACTCACCGCTGATGTTTTGAAACcaagtacagtacagttgtgGGGATGGATGTACACAGGAGTGTTAACTGAAACACGTTTAGGTAGAACGCAAAGCAAAATTGTGAGTCAGCATGAATGATCATCTGCGCTGTCGCCTGCTGGTGTCTACaataatggtaaatggtaaatttgCATAGCGCTATTCTAGTCTACTGACCACTTAAAGTGCTTTTCAACACATGCCAaaattcacccattcacacacacattcacacactgatggctgccatgcaaggtgctcaTCAGCAGCGGTCAGGggttcagtgtcagtgtcttgctcaaggacacttcgacactgTCTGCAGGAGCCGGGAATCAAaccaattcaattttatttatatagcaccgacttagttatctcattgcattttccctctagagcaggtctagaccgttcTCTTTATATTattcacagagacccaacaaatcccagcaACCTTCCGATCTACCTCCTCAGCCATGCCGCAAAATACAgacaacaaatataaaaatgcaaattcaGCAGTAATACAGCTGGTATCGTAACACACCACTGTATTACATCACTCTGAATGGGGCCATTTCGCATGATGGATACTTTTACTCGTAATagggtatttttacattgttacttttactttaagtttactttaagtaaaagatcaatacttcttccaccactggcctCAACCACTGTCGCTATGTGAACAAGCCAGTCAGAGGTGCAAATCAGAACTGTTGCAAATTTAGACACTTTACCATTGCTGTTGGGACCAAAGCGTGGCACCATTGTTGATGaattcatttgaaaatgaatcaatttGAGCTGCAGACTGCTACCAGTTTTCTAAACAGGGTAATCTTTAGCTTCCACTAGTCGTTAGAGGTGcatgaaacaaaatattaagGTCTAGAATTGGAAGTTTTCATACAGAAATGCACTGTGGAAGTCGCCGTTTTTTTCATCCAAGCATTGAAGTGCTCCAACAGTCAGTCATCTAACGTTGTCTATTAATAAATGAACCAAACTTTTACTCCTGGAACGCTGGACACCTGGAATTACTTTTCCCACTTTAAAGCTCAAAGCACAAATGAATTTCAAGATATCAATAGTGAGCAACTGGAATTATGGGGACATTATCACATACCGTAACAAATAAGTGAGTGTATCTTTAAACCATTCTGTCTTATATTTTGGCCAATATGGGAATGAGGGTGGTACAGAAGTCAGAAAGGGAAGGTTCACGTACAGGATGTGTAGCAGTGTCTGAGGCGCCATCGCTGCCCTCTTCTTCAAAAGGTGGGTCCTGGATCTCTGTCCTCTCAGATGATGTTCTTGAATCTTCCTCCAAAGGTGTGTTATCTGTGTGGGAACACTACAGACACCATAGTCATGTCACTCATCAAtgcactacagtatatactgtacactaaTGTAAGAGCAACATGATACAACATCATACAGTAGCAGAGTGAGGTTCAAATACAACTTCGTTCTCACTGTGGAGTGCTAGGTATCACTGTTGATGTATGTTCATGGGTGTTGTCATACTGGAGGGTGTGTGTCAGTTCAGGCTAATCTTACAAGCTTGTATAAACAATGCATCaagttgaaataaattaaacaaatgacagaAATGCAATGAGAAGCTCAGAGGCTTGCGGCAGATAATAGGCTGGCTCTGTGTCCctgccttctttttttttctgctgaagTCAAATGCAGTCAAGCAGAAATACTCATAAATTAACAGTCTCATCTACTGGAACTAACAAGAGGCACTTGAGCTGCCTAATAAACCACCACAATAATCCCCATGATATATTATAAACACAAGTGGCTATGCTAATAAGGTCATTCATTAAGCTAATTAATGGATTGATTAGCAAATATTTCTAATGACTACTTACTTCACAGAATATGTGTGACTTTAAATGAACCGTTTAAAGGAGttgttttaaaggtccagtgtgtaacatttaggaggagctgttggcagaaataagaatcgttgtgttttcgttaccttagaatgagccctttatatctacagagggagcgggtccccttccacggaggccaccatgttgcaccgccatgtttctacagtagcccagaacagacaaaccaaacccTGGCTCTGGATAGGGCTGTTTTtactacacgcttggaaggggagggtgaggcgagcagtattcaaatggttgcaaactgcaatttcaccactagatgccactaagtcctccacactggacctttaagagcTTTatcttttgatggagctagcagtttcccccttcTTCCAGCCTTTGtgttaagctaggctaacatTTCCAGAAAGATTTCTGTAATGGTCATCTGAGTGTGGATTTAATGAGAAACAAGCATAcgtcccaaaatgtttaactgttaCAATGTTATAATGCTCAATATTGTCTGCATATATAACCTCATTTTGGTAGTATTTATGGCTGGAGAAAATGACCAGCACGggtatagggctgcaactatttaTTAccttcattatcaattaatctgctaaGTAATTCAAAAGAAACGATGCATACATGTGCTGGACATGATGCAGGAGACAAAAGCCAGTGGCATATAtgacattacattcatttggaaGACAGTTTTGTCCACGACCACCTTAAGATTAATGgccaacccgctctaccacctgAGCTATTGATTTTTTGAGAAGCACAGCTGTTGAGTCTTATTTGTTACTGTTAAACATTGTGATATAATGAGCCCGCATAACTCATGGTTTGTTTATAACATATATTCCTCTGCATTTCtgacagagacccaacaattccgaAGTCTATACATGTGTCATTTGTAATTGAACTCTGGGACCCAAATACACCCACCATCTCcaccaaaaatataaactgtaaaggccctgcacacccccACAGGTGCTTGCAGATATTTTGGCTCTGCTGAGATTGAAGGTGGGCAGAACTACGCTGGGACATATGTGATCCCACTAAATTCCTTAAactaataagaatgataaagatGTCATTTGTCCCAccctaacaggtgcaacaaagctaaAAGAATTCGAGACATGTGAGTCAAACAgtctgtacacacccacacagacctGAAAAGAGGTCTAAAGAGGTCAGAATAAGTGAAATCACCTGAGTGGGTGTACCAtaggtgtgcagggcctttaatgCAGcattagttgattttttttgtcacttgggGAGAGCGCAATAAGCTATGACCACATAACAGCGGTGAATGTGTGGtgaaacagttgcctatttacgcatccagcagacatagagcaacataagcattcatttggagttgtgtttgtgtccaccggATGAAtagaagtccaatattcactctccattaaagctctggtttggtctccaccaactcctgctAAAAGAGGCTCcgcagagctgaggggaactgcaaagttggtgataattctctgagtTTGGGACTACGAGCAACACGTTGTGAATTGACCCAGTGTTAATACATAAATATtgattggtgcagctttaaggatTAGAACTTTGGACTTATAGGTGTTATAGTTTCAAAAAgtgtctttttatttacttatataGACATTTATGTAGCAATTATGTATGGCTGAGGTACTATGCTTaaacatacacgcacacactcacacataaagacacaatGGCCATAACATAATATCCAACAGTGACACAAAAGAAGTGATACAATAAAGGTCAACAGATCAATATCATGGTGTCCCAGCTTACCGTCTTTGGTTCGGATGGTGAATGAAGCCTCTTAGAAGGGGGTGAAAAATGTGCGAGCAGTGAATCAGAGCTGTCCAAGGTTTCTCTAAATGGCATCTTGGCATCTTGTTCTTGGATCTGCAAAAGAAGGGAGGATGTTGAGTGTTGGGACGTCAACCAACACCAGGCCATGTGTTGCACTTGGCTGCCAGTCTGCATGTTTATGTTCCAGCCAAACTCTGCAGCAGCTTATGTGACTGATAACAAACCTTCAACTAAAGAGGGGAAGTCATCAGTGAAATGTGCTGCTGGAGTGTttggaatgaaaacctgcagagcAACCGCCAAACATGGCACATGGTTGACTTCCTGCACATTAACATTGAGTGACACTGCTGAACACTACAATTAAAATCAGAACCAATATATAGGACTCACCAGTTACATTCAAACAATTACCTATGAACATTTCTAACTGGGCATTACAGTGAAATTATCAgtgacactttattttacaggtcccaCACTTCTCtacaatctactgtatattcataGGTAGGTTCCTGGAAATTACTATGTACCATGGTACTAGAGGATGATGGCGATTTGGTACCCTTCCAGTTTATTAATGCTATTTCATTTCTAGTGTAACCCTGAGAGTCTTTTAGTCAAAGCAGAgtaggtcagctgaacatgcaaaaatgtaaaatttatcGACAGGCAAACATACAATTTAACATGGAGAAaaaagtttccaataataaccgaataattaattcatttactTGGTTTAGTGGGGAGGGATTGACCAACTTGGGAAAATAAGGAATGATACAAATCAAtcacagtttcaacaaaaatcttcctttaattttgaaaagtagagaaaagggaaatggagtaaaaacagaaatccttCCTGGTCCGGGGTAATTTAGTCTCTAGCCTAGGTTTCTCCATCTGCCTAGGAGGGACACACAAAACTCTAAAGCTTTTGTCCTACATGGGGATGTCTCTCTCTGGACTGCTCCAGGCAATATGCCCACATCCTCCACTATATGTGGCAATTCTATTACTGGAGGGATTGACCAACTTGGGAAAATAAGGACTAATACAAATCAAtcactgtttcaacaaaaatcTTCTTTTAATTGGAAAAGTAGGGAAAAGGGAAATggaaaatagtttattttgactcacgcccacacacaccatcctgctgcccactagagcaccaaatgtggattaatccactgctgaaaataatccccaacagatgcacaaTTTCCTCCtatttgagtaatgtttgttaaaaactacagtgaccagctgttttggGAAATCACTgggcctttttttaaatgaaactatatttgtgagctgtttttaaagattcatgtcttcagtaggaatcaAAGGTATTTGAGGATGAGTGCCACAGAGTGCCAAGTATCGagacataaaaaatatagaattacGCCagcattttcctttaaattgagttctttcaaggaaattccTTAACAACTGCTTATAAACTCAACACAACTAAACTAACTCAAGTAACTTTTccaatacactcagttgccagtttattaggcacagttagctaaaactaatgcagtctaatacaagtGTTACAATAAATCCCCCCTTCATGAAGGTttcaatgttcagttttagtttaaacttcttttttttttttttttagaaaggtgttgattcaactgcatgatcattttggagggtctagtttgtggtgctgttgaactgtatcacattttacagagaggtgtttctgttatttagccatTGATTTGaatgaggtggacaaaataatagaaataccTGTCAGTATAACCCCATACAGTTCAACacacataataaataatgaacCTCAAGGTCCACTTTCTAGCTCTTAACTGCATCGCACAGTCTTCattagcagatggagtttgctcagttgttatAGAGAGGGTtcagttgtcatcacatgacctcAGTATGGATCATTGGTCATATGATAACAGGTGGCTGCTATATGGAGGGAGATGATGTTAATGTGAATGTCCTCCTTGATGTGCCTATGGCCATCGACTGACTCCTGGTCAacgacctttgacctctcccTAGTGAATGCTGTGAGAGGTTTTGGTCTGGAGTTCACATTGATGACAACAGAGCTATCTCCACTGTCAACTGAGCAATTTGCAGactaatagacctttttcacagcagatattttgacatatCATAGTAGAAAAAACACAGTTGTTACTAATAACATGAAttatggctgcattccattcttGTGGGCCTTTTCCACAACCCTGGTATTATGTATGCTGGCTTACTGTCATGGCTTTGTTATGTTATTAGTACCCCTGTTGttcttttcctactatgactcACATTAAGCTCCAGTGCCAGTTATGTAGCAGTTAAGTTGTGCATGAGAATGTTGCTTTGTTCCTGTCTTTAGATCACAGTGTAAACTATCAAAATCCTAAGCACATATTAACAATTAACAACAATACTAGTCATTATTAATGATATTGTAGCTTTAGTTAAGTTGTGTGAGACTATTTTATCATTCGTGCCACATGAGCttgtagataaaaaaataaatcaaaatatgagCAAAGTACAGAACATGAACAGACCTGAATCAAAggtcttttattttattcataaactTTCATTCCCTGACTCGTGTAGCATGTAAAcagtgtggttgtgtttaagaGGGTCTGAGCACTGAACCGACAGTTCTTTGAGGTGGCCTGCTTTTAAGCAATATATTATGCTCCTACCTGGCTGACTGTGCAACCAACCAGAGAGAGGAGATAAAGATTTTAGATCACATAGATGTTCGTACCGGTTGTGGTTTCTCCCAGTCTTGACTGGACGGTGTCTCTGGTAGAGATGATGTTGTAAAACTGAGGTATTCCTTccaccacagagacacaaactgtTCCATGGTGTGTGAGCGGCTGTCATCCCTCTGGCTGCTGGAGCTCCAGGGTTTCAATGCTCCTACGAAATGGACGATCTTTGCATTGTGGCCAAACCTGCAGGAACAAAATGATAACTCCAGCATGTTTTTGCAGTGGATCAATCTAACAGTTCAGTAGTAGACGATGGTATTAAAAAAGAGCCACGGTGCAGAGTATGAACATTTTCCTATAGGACAGGTTTCCTCAAACTTTACAGGCCCCTGACATATATATGATATATCGTGTTCATTTAAGTAAATATTCAACCTGACTATCGCCTGTAAGTTTTGCCTTTCAGTTGCTTAttagatatacattttttaatagaTTCCACATGTTCTGTTACTCTTTCCACCATTGTAATCTTAATAGAAAATCAaatgattgatttgattttacttaCTTGGTGTGGTCCAGCTGAAATCATTCTATCTATTACTATAATGTAAcgtattatatatgtattttgtatACAGATATGCCATGCATGGATGGAAAttagcaattactttggtgagtacgaTACGATATACTTTATTGTCCCTGTCGGGAAATTTGTCTTGGAATCAAATTGTCAAAAATGTGGTTAACTCTAATCCACAAAAGTGCATAAACAGATTAGAGAGTACAATGGGACACAGCCATGGCAGTGCAGAAACACTCACTGTTGGAAAGCAGGGAGGTAGCTGTAGACGGAGCTGGCACTGAGGTTGTAGACAAATGGCAGGTGTTTACTGATGTCTTCCACTGGCCAGCTGCTGAAGAAAGAGTTCAACAGGCCCTGGTCCCCTCCTGACAGCAACCAATATAGTATATGAGAGTAAAAATGATTATATATAggtatagagatatatagatagatagagatatacagtggtgtgcaaaagtgtttg includes these proteins:
- the gyg2 gene encoding glycogenin-2 isoform X3 gives rise to the protein MVDVMDSEDHLHLSMLGRPELGITFTKIHCWTLTQYSKCVFLDADTLVLCNVDELFERDELSAAPDPGWPDCFNSGVFVFMPSLHTHTSLLDHALQHGSFDGGDQGLLNSFFSSWPVEDISKHLPFVYNLSASSVYSYLPAFQQFGHNAKIVHFVGALKPWSSSSQRDDSRSHTMEQFVSLWWKEYLSFTTSSLPETPSSQDWEKPQPIQEQDAKMPFRETLDSSDSLLAHFSPPSKRLHSPSEPKTCSHTDNTPLEEDSRTSSERTEIQDPPFEEEGSDGASDTATHPRAADTETERLEHRRLWEAGQADYLGRDAFQNIQRMLDRFLD
- the gyg2 gene encoding glycogenin-2 isoform X1 — encoded protein: MSAGEAFVTLATTDSYCMGATVVARSLQRHGTTRSIVVMVTPNVSEQSRLSLKNVFDEVIMVDVMDSEDHLHLSMLGRPELGITFTKIHCWTLTQYSKCVFLDADTLVLCNVDELFERDELSAAPDPGWPDCFNSGVFVFMPSLHTHTSLLDHALQHGSFDGGDQGLLNSFFSSWPVEDISKHLPFVYNLSASSVYSYLPAFQQFGHNAKIVHFVGALKPWSSSSQRDDSRSHTMEQFVSLWWKEYLSFTTSSLPETPSSQDWEKPQPIQEQDAKMPFRETLDSSDSLLAHFSPPSKRLHSPSEPKTCSHTDNTPLEEDSRTSSERTEIQDPPFEEEGSDGASDTATHPRAADTETERLEHRRLWEAGQADYLGRDAFQNIQRMLDRFLD
- the gyg2 gene encoding glycogenin-2 isoform X2 produces the protein MGATVVARSLQRHGTTRSIVVMVTPNVSEQSRLSLKNVFDEVIMVDVMDSEDHLHLSMLGRPELGITFTKIHCWTLTQYSKCVFLDADTLVLCNVDELFERDELSAAPDPGWPDCFNSGVFVFMPSLHTHTSLLDHALQHGSFDGGDQGLLNSFFSSWPVEDISKHLPFVYNLSASSVYSYLPAFQQFGHNAKIVHFVGALKPWSSSSQRDDSRSHTMEQFVSLWWKEYLSFTTSSLPETPSSQDWEKPQPIQEQDAKMPFRETLDSSDSLLAHFSPPSKRLHSPSEPKTCSHTDNTPLEEDSRTSSERTEIQDPPFEEEGSDGASDTATHPRAADTETERLEHRRLWEAGQADYLGRDAFQNIQRMLDRFLD